A region of Streptomyces paludis DNA encodes the following proteins:
- a CDS encoding acyl-CoA synthetase has product MFPLLPALAARAQRPALRFGDRALSHAELADAAGSVAAGLTGAGRVAVWATPTLGTAVGVVGALLAGVPVVPVNPGSGERELAHIIGDSAPTHVVADPDVMLPPALAALVRVAPAAAGAGSATERSFAEPAPESPALIVYTSGTTGPPKGVVLPRRAVAATLDALEDAWQWTADDVLVHALPLFHVHGLILGILGPLRRGGAVRHLGRFDTEGVTRELLSGATMFFGVPTMYHRLAEALGTDPALAKALAGARLLVSGSAALPLTDHRRITAATGRRVVERYGMTETLMNTSVRADGETRAGTVGVPLRGVELRLVDEAGDAIGTYDGESVGEIQVRGPNLFTEYLNRPEATADAFTDGWFRTGDMAIRDPDGQVRIVGRKATDLIKSGGYKIGAGEIENVLLEHPGVREAAVTGEPDADLGERIVAWIVPARDETPPSAEELAAHVAAQLAAHKRPRAVRYLDALPRNDMGKIMKRELRQHRGGGADFS; this is encoded by the coding sequence GTGTTCCCTCTTCTCCCGGCCCTCGCCGCCCGCGCGCAGCGCCCCGCCCTGCGGTTCGGTGACCGCGCCCTCAGCCACGCCGAACTGGCCGACGCGGCGGGCTCCGTGGCCGCCGGGCTCACCGGCGCGGGCCGGGTCGCGGTCTGGGCCACGCCCACCCTCGGCACGGCGGTGGGCGTGGTGGGCGCGCTGCTCGCCGGGGTCCCCGTCGTCCCCGTCAACCCCGGGAGCGGCGAGCGGGAGCTGGCGCACATCATCGGGGACAGCGCCCCCACCCATGTCGTCGCCGATCCGGACGTCATGCTCCCGCCCGCCCTGGCGGCGCTGGTACGGGTGGCTCCGGCCGCGGCCGGAGCCGGGTCGGCGACGGAGCGGTCCTTCGCGGAACCCGCCCCGGAATCACCCGCGTTGATCGTCTACACCTCCGGTACCACCGGCCCGCCCAAGGGCGTCGTCCTGCCGCGCCGGGCCGTCGCCGCCACACTGGACGCGCTGGAGGACGCCTGGCAGTGGACGGCCGACGACGTACTCGTCCACGCGCTGCCCCTCTTCCATGTGCACGGGCTGATCCTCGGCATCCTGGGACCGCTGCGCCGGGGCGGCGCCGTACGCCACCTGGGACGGTTCGACACCGAGGGCGTCACCCGCGAACTCCTCTCCGGTGCCACCATGTTCTTCGGCGTACCGACGATGTACCACCGTCTCGCGGAGGCGCTCGGCACGGATCCCGCGCTCGCCAAGGCGCTGGCCGGGGCGCGGCTGCTGGTCTCGGGCTCCGCCGCGCTGCCGCTGACCGACCACCGCCGGATCACCGCCGCGACCGGCCGCCGGGTCGTCGAGCGGTACGGGATGACCGAGACGCTGATGAACACCAGCGTCCGCGCCGACGGCGAGACCCGCGCCGGTACCGTCGGGGTGCCGCTGCGCGGGGTGGAGCTGCGGCTGGTCGACGAGGCGGGCGACGCGATCGGGACGTACGACGGGGAGAGCGTCGGTGAGATCCAGGTGCGCGGACCCAACCTGTTCACGGAGTATCTGAACCGGCCCGAGGCGACCGCCGACGCCTTCACGGACGGCTGGTTCCGTACGGGGGACATGGCGATCCGCGACCCCGACGGCCAGGTCCGGATCGTCGGCCGGAAGGCCACCGACCTGATCAAGAGCGGCGGTTACAAGATCGGCGCGGGCGAGATCGAGAACGTCCTGCTGGAGCACCCCGGGGTACGGGAGGCGGCGGTGACCGGGGAGCCGGACGCCGACCTCGGTGAGCGGATCGTCGCCTGGATCGTCCCGGCCCGCGACGAAACCCCGCCGTCCGCCGAGGAGTTGGCCGCGCATGTGGCGGCGCAGCTCGCCGCGCACAAGAGGCCCCGCGCCGTGCGGTATCTGGACGCGCTGCCCCGCAACGACATGGGCAAGATCATGAAGCGGGAACTGCGCCAACATCGGGGCGGCGGCGCGGATTTCTCATAG
- a CDS encoding MFS transporter — protein MPLALLALAIGAFGIGTTEFVIMGLLPEVAAAYGVTIPTAGLLVTGYALGVVLGAPLMTVLGTRISRKRMLMLLMVLFVAGNVLSALAPTFGVMLAGRVVASLAHGAFFGIGAVVAASLVAPRKKAGAIALMFTGLTVANVVGVPLGTLIGQSAGWRATFLLVAGLGVLGLVGIAALVPEQPRDGGIRLRHELAALRDVQVLLAMAMTVLGFGGVFAAITYITPMMTRTAGFADSSVTWLLMLLGLGMVAGNLIGGRFADRRLMPLLYGTLGALTVVLALFTLTAHHKAAAAVTIALIGALGFATVPPLQKRVLDQAAAAPTLASALNIGAFNLGNALAAWLGGLVIAAGYGYTAPNWVGAALAGSALVLALVSGALERRRTPSPSSSPPSSPDRAVPRPAAGVRAKGEVPARTR, from the coding sequence ATGCCCTTGGCCCTCCTCGCTCTGGCCATCGGGGCTTTCGGGATCGGAACGACAGAGTTCGTGATCATGGGACTGCTTCCCGAGGTCGCCGCCGCGTACGGCGTCACCATCCCCACGGCCGGACTGCTCGTCACCGGCTACGCCCTCGGGGTGGTCCTCGGCGCCCCGCTGATGACCGTCCTCGGCACCCGGATCTCCCGCAAGCGGATGCTGATGCTGCTGATGGTCCTGTTCGTCGCGGGCAATGTGCTCTCCGCGCTCGCGCCCACCTTCGGGGTGATGCTCGCCGGACGCGTCGTCGCCTCGCTCGCCCACGGCGCGTTCTTCGGCATCGGCGCCGTCGTCGCCGCCTCCCTGGTCGCCCCGCGCAAGAAGGCGGGCGCCATCGCCCTGATGTTCACCGGACTGACCGTCGCCAATGTCGTGGGTGTGCCGCTCGGCACCCTCATCGGCCAGAGCGCCGGCTGGCGGGCCACCTTCCTGCTGGTCGCGGGGCTTGGGGTGCTCGGCCTGGTGGGCATCGCCGCCCTCGTACCGGAACAGCCCCGTGACGGGGGCATACGGCTGCGCCACGAACTCGCGGCCCTGCGCGATGTGCAGGTGCTGCTCGCCATGGCGATGACCGTGCTCGGCTTCGGCGGGGTCTTCGCGGCGATCACCTACATCACCCCGATGATGACCCGGACCGCCGGATTCGCGGACTCCTCGGTGACCTGGCTGCTGATGCTCCTCGGGCTCGGCATGGTCGCCGGCAATCTGATCGGCGGCAGGTTCGCGGACCGCCGGCTGATGCCCCTGCTGTACGGCACGCTCGGCGCGCTCACCGTCGTTCTGGCGCTCTTCACGCTCACCGCCCACCACAAGGCCGCGGCGGCCGTCACGATCGCGCTGATCGGCGCGCTGGGCTTCGCGACCGTACCGCCGCTCCAGAAGCGGGTGCTCGACCAGGCCGCCGCCGCGCCCACGCTGGCCTCCGCCCTGAACATAGGCGCCTTCAACCTCGGGAACGCGCTGGCCGCCTGGCTCGGCGGACTGGTGATCGCCGCGGGGTACGGATACACCGCGCCCAACTGGGTCGGCGCCGCGCTCGCCGGATCCGCGCTCGTCCTCGCCCTTGTCTCCGGCGCCCTGGAACGCCGCCGTACGCCCTCTCCGTCCTCCTCTCCCCCTTCCTCTCCGGACCGTGCCGTCCCCCGCCCGGCGGCGGGCGTCCGGGCGAAGGGAGAGGTCCCGGCCCGCACCCGGTGA
- a CDS encoding ABC transporter substrate-binding protein: protein MARHRFGTTLASATAAAVSLALVAGCSSGDDSDKATAKDGKTVITMGLFGVMGYKESGLLDQYMKDHPDIKIEAEVAGDEQTYYTALQTHLAAGSGLKDIQGIEIGRAKEVVDTQADKFIDLSKTEGVDHFLPWKLSQVTTKDGKVLGLGTDIGPMAICYRKDMFEQAGLPTDREEVAKLWAGDWSKYVEAGRTFKKNSKDKKLAFVDASSGLFNAMIYGDEKQFYDEDGKLIYQDNPVVQDAWNLAVSAAKDGLTAKLPQFQKGWDPGLAQSTFASTVCPAWMLGHISEKAGPANKGKWDVAQAPKGANWGGAFIGVTEQSKVKEEAQKLVSWLTAPEQQAFIFEKLGNLPSSKTALDLPAVTSAKSEYFSGAPIGQIFGAAAKEIPNKQVLGRKDAAIKDAFSQGLQLVDRGKDADEAWKTTDERIKKLTR from the coding sequence ATGGCCCGTCATCGCTTCGGTACCACCCTCGCGTCAGCGACAGCAGCGGCTGTCTCACTCGCGCTCGTCGCAGGCTGCTCCAGCGGCGACGACTCGGACAAGGCGACCGCCAAGGACGGCAAGACCGTCATCACCATGGGGCTCTTCGGCGTCATGGGATACAAGGAGAGCGGCCTGCTCGACCAGTACATGAAGGACCACCCCGACATCAAGATCGAGGCGGAGGTCGCCGGTGACGAGCAGACCTACTACACCGCGCTCCAGACGCACCTGGCGGCCGGCAGCGGACTCAAGGACATCCAGGGCATAGAGATCGGCCGCGCGAAGGAAGTGGTCGACACCCAGGCCGACAAGTTCATCGACCTGTCGAAGACCGAGGGCGTCGACCACTTCCTGCCCTGGAAGCTGAGCCAGGTCACCACCAAGGACGGCAAGGTGCTGGGCCTCGGCACGGACATCGGTCCGATGGCGATCTGCTACCGCAAGGACATGTTCGAGCAGGCCGGGCTGCCGACCGACCGTGAGGAGGTCGCGAAGCTGTGGGCGGGGGACTGGTCCAAGTACGTCGAGGCGGGCCGGACCTTCAAGAAGAACTCGAAGGACAAGAAGCTCGCCTTCGTGGACGCCTCCAGCGGTCTGTTCAACGCGATGATCTACGGCGATGAGAAGCAGTTCTACGACGAGGACGGCAAGCTCATCTACCAGGACAACCCGGTGGTGCAGGACGCCTGGAACCTCGCGGTCTCCGCCGCGAAGGACGGCCTGACCGCCAAGCTGCCGCAGTTCCAGAAGGGCTGGGACCCGGGTCTCGCCCAGTCGACCTTCGCCTCCACCGTCTGCCCGGCCTGGATGCTCGGCCACATCAGCGAGAAGGCCGGACCGGCCAACAAGGGCAAGTGGGATGTCGCCCAGGCACCCAAGGGCGCCAACTGGGGCGGCGCGTTCATCGGGGTGACGGAGCAGAGCAAGGTCAAGGAGGAGGCCCAGAAGCTCGTCTCCTGGCTGACCGCTCCCGAGCAGCAGGCGTTCATCTTCGAGAAGCTCGGCAACCTGCCCTCCTCGAAGACCGCGCTCGACCTCCCGGCGGTCACGAGCGCCAAGTCCGAGTACTTCAGCGGCGCGCCGATCGGCCAGATCTTCGGCGCGGCGGCCAAGGAGATCCCGAACAAGCAGGTCCTGGGACGCAAGGACGCCGCCATCAAGGACGCGTTCTCGCAGGGGCTCCAGCTGGTCGACCGCGGCAAGGACGCCGACGAGGCATGGAAGACGACGGACGAGCGGATCAAGAAGCTGACGCGCTGA
- a CDS encoding UDP-N-acetylmuramoyl-L-alanyl-D-glutamate--2,6-diaminopimelate ligase: MKLSELLAGHDHETLRGEPHTAVTAGVCLDAHRVSPGSLFIAVPGHREGGPEAIGPALARGAVAVLVDASTPEVPAAVWAQNGVCVVRVPDARRAAALVASRYHGEPGRGMDMVAVTGTNGKTSVSYMVESVLRLAEGARVGVIGTAGSRIGDELIPMPRSVLTTPEAPDFQYLLGRMRERGVGTVVLEATSMGLLHHRVDHAFLDIGVFTNLTQDHLDDHGTMEHYRDAKLRLFQGLCERAVVNADDPVGAGIAALMPGAVVTYALDAAADYRATDLTMDAFGTRFTLHHEGRKYPAAIPVPGRFSVSNALATVAACHLLGHDLAGLVGVLDRMPPVPGRFERFETPDGTAVIVDYAHSPDSLEKVLTAIGEFARGRIITVFGCGGDRDITKRARMGEIAGTHSDVCVLTSDNPRDEDPGAIMDQIAPGLDTTGTRYERLPDRRDAIAYALAQAGRGDVVLIAGKGSEPHQIVGDRLIPFSDMATVRELAR, from the coding sequence GTGAAGTTGAGCGAGCTGCTCGCGGGGCACGATCACGAGACTCTGCGGGGCGAGCCGCACACGGCGGTCACCGCGGGCGTCTGTCTCGACGCGCACCGGGTGTCGCCCGGATCGCTGTTCATCGCCGTCCCCGGCCATCGCGAGGGCGGTCCCGAGGCCATCGGACCGGCGCTCGCGCGCGGCGCCGTCGCGGTGCTGGTGGACGCGTCGACGCCGGAGGTGCCGGCGGCCGTGTGGGCGCAGAACGGGGTGTGTGTCGTCCGCGTACCGGACGCCCGGCGGGCCGCGGCCCTCGTCGCCTCCCGCTACCACGGCGAGCCGGGGCGCGGCATGGACATGGTGGCCGTGACGGGCACCAACGGGAAGACCTCGGTCTCGTACATGGTGGAGTCCGTACTGCGGCTGGCCGAGGGCGCGCGGGTCGGGGTCATCGGTACGGCGGGCAGCCGGATCGGCGACGAGCTGATCCCCATGCCGAGGTCGGTGCTGACCACACCCGAGGCGCCGGACTTCCAGTACCTGCTGGGGCGGATGCGTGAGCGCGGGGTCGGCACCGTGGTCCTGGAGGCCACCTCCATGGGGCTGCTGCACCACCGTGTGGACCACGCGTTTCTCGATATCGGCGTCTTCACCAATCTGACGCAGGATCATCTTGACGACCACGGCACCATGGAGCACTACCGGGACGCCAAACTCCGGCTGTTCCAGGGGCTCTGCGAGCGCGCGGTGGTCAACGCGGACGATCCGGTGGGCGCCGGGATCGCCGCGCTGATGCCCGGGGCCGTCGTGACGTACGCGCTCGACGCCGCCGCGGACTACCGGGCGACCGATCTGACCATGGACGCGTTCGGCACCCGCTTCACCCTGCACCACGAAGGGCGCAAGTACCCGGCGGCGATTCCCGTCCCCGGCCGGTTCTCGGTGTCCAACGCCCTGGCCACGGTGGCCGCCTGCCATCTGCTGGGGCACGACCTGGCCGGTCTCGTCGGGGTCCTCGACCGGATGCCGCCGGTCCCGGGGCGGTTCGAGCGCTTCGAGACCCCGGACGGCACCGCCGTCATCGTCGACTACGCGCATTCGCCGGACTCGCTGGAGAAAGTGCTCACCGCGATCGGTGAGTTCGCCCGTGGCCGGATCATCACCGTCTTCGGCTGCGGCGGCGACCGCGACATCACCAAGCGCGCCCGGATGGGGGAGATCGCCGGAACACACTCCGATGTGTGCGTGCTGACCTCGGACAATCCGCGCGACGAGGACCCCGGGGCCATCATGGACCAGATCGCGCCGGGGCTCGACACCACCGGCACCCGGTACGAGCGGCTCCCCGACCGCCGCGACGCCATCGCATACGCCCTGGCCCAAGCGGGGCGCGGTGATGTCGTGCTGATCGCGGGGAAGGGAAGCGAGCCCCACCAGATCGTCGGTGACCGCCTCATCCCGTTCAGCGACATGGCGACGGTGCGCGAACTCGCGCGGTAG
- a CDS encoding LacI family DNA-binding transcriptional regulator, with amino-acid sequence MSSRKPPGQRPTLEAVAQLAGVGRGTVSRVVNDAPGVSARARSAVEAAIAELRYVPNPAARSLVTSRTDSIALVIPESESRLASEPYFSAVIRGVSTELADTDMQLLLILVRDGRERDRLIRFVEARRVDGVLLIAVHRDDPLPAFLETSGIPTVLAGRRSVAEPLSHARSDNEGGAEQAVRYLLGRGRRAVATITGPLDMDVGRSRLRGWRDAHTAAGGPAPDESLIAPGDFTEEGGRAAMRELLERRPDLDAVFAASDVMAAGALTVLRERGRRVPEDVAVIGFDDSIVARHTVPPLTSVNQPTEELGRTITRLLLDEIEDPSAERRHLTLPTTLVHRATT; translated from the coding sequence ATGAGCAGCCGTAAACCACCAGGCCAGAGGCCAACTCTTGAAGCCGTGGCCCAGCTGGCGGGAGTAGGCCGCGGTACGGTCTCACGCGTCGTCAACGACGCCCCGGGGGTCAGCGCGCGGGCCAGGTCCGCCGTCGAGGCCGCCATCGCCGAACTCCGCTACGTACCGAATCCGGCCGCCCGGTCCCTGGTCACCAGCAGGACCGACAGCATCGCCCTGGTGATCCCCGAGTCGGAGAGCCGGCTGGCGTCGGAACCATACTTTTCGGCCGTCATCCGAGGGGTGAGCACCGAGCTGGCCGACACGGACATGCAGCTGCTGCTGATCCTCGTCCGGGACGGGCGCGAGCGGGACCGGCTGATCCGCTTCGTGGAGGCGCGCCGGGTCGACGGGGTGCTGCTCATCGCGGTGCACCGGGACGATCCGCTGCCCGCGTTCCTGGAGACGTCGGGCATCCCCACGGTCCTGGCCGGGCGGCGTTCGGTGGCCGAGCCGCTGAGCCACGCGCGCTCCGACAACGAGGGCGGCGCGGAGCAGGCCGTACGGTATCTGCTCGGCCGGGGGCGGAGGGCCGTCGCGACGATCACCGGGCCGCTCGACATGGACGTGGGCCGGAGCCGGCTGCGCGGCTGGCGCGACGCGCACACCGCCGCGGGCGGCCCCGCGCCGGACGAGTCGCTCATCGCCCCGGGCGACTTCACCGAGGAGGGCGGGCGCGCCGCCATGCGTGAACTTCTCGAACGCCGGCCGGACCTCGACGCCGTCTTCGCCGCGTCGGACGTGATGGCGGCGGGCGCGCTGACGGTCCTGCGGGAGCGGGGGCGGCGGGTGCCGGAGGACGTGGCGGTCATCGGCTTCGACGACTCGATCGTCGCGCGCCATACGGTCCCGCCGCTGACCAGCGTGAACCAGCCGACGGAGGAGCTGGGGCGGACGATCACCCGGCTGCTGCTGGACGAGATCGAGGACCCGTCCGCCGAGCGCCGCCATCTGACCCTGCCGACCACGCTCGTCCACCGCGCCACCACCTGA
- a CDS encoding DUF2510 domain-containing protein has product MTNSTPPGWHPDPGHTGDGPRQERWWDGTAWSDELRPGPPGAWGPPDAPPYPALPPATAPSTGRRVIVGVTATVVALAIAGGFYLLGRDGGGGGPADAAGNGSPRSEAPSRPGERSPGPDGQGGNGGSGGGNSGPQVPTEDGYATDAASGISIPVPDGWTGVSGVIGAQITTGNYTCPGGSEGTCVRGGVNSAPAAALKNTEKTAKASAEKDISANAEESYGSEVYGIASHEELKSEAVTVAGQKGYLVRWKVTTSKGDDGYVQSVVFPSPSTPNLLVVVRSGFDINDKAPKLAVMDEITKGIKAAKTSGTGNGRGV; this is encoded by the coding sequence GTGACGAACTCGACTCCACCCGGCTGGCACCCCGACCCGGGTCACACAGGTGACGGTCCCCGTCAGGAACGATGGTGGGACGGCACGGCCTGGTCCGACGAACTCCGTCCGGGGCCACCCGGCGCGTGGGGTCCGCCGGACGCGCCGCCGTATCCGGCGCTGCCGCCCGCCACCGCGCCCTCCACCGGCCGGCGCGTGATCGTCGGGGTCACCGCGACGGTGGTGGCGCTGGCCATAGCGGGCGGTTTCTATCTGCTCGGACGGGACGGCGGGGGCGGCGGCCCGGCCGACGCGGCCGGGAACGGCTCCCCCCGGTCCGAGGCGCCCTCGCGCCCGGGGGAGCGGAGCCCGGGGCCCGACGGGCAGGGCGGCAACGGCGGATCCGGCGGCGGGAACAGCGGGCCGCAGGTGCCCACCGAGGACGGTTACGCCACGGACGCGGCCAGCGGGATCAGCATTCCGGTACCGGACGGCTGGACCGGTGTGTCCGGTGTCATCGGCGCCCAGATCACCACCGGGAACTACACCTGCCCCGGCGGCTCCGAAGGCACCTGTGTGCGCGGCGGGGTGAACTCCGCGCCCGCCGCCGCGCTGAAGAACACCGAGAAGACGGCCAAGGCGTCCGCCGAGAAGGACATCTCGGCCAATGCCGAGGAGTCGTACGGCAGCGAGGTCTACGGGATCGCCTCGCACGAGGAGCTGAAGTCCGAGGCGGTCACCGTGGCCGGTCAGAAGGGCTATCTGGTCCGCTGGAAGGTGACCACCAGCAAGGGCGACGACGGCTATGTGCAGTCGGTCGTCTTCCCCTCGCCCAGCACCCCGAACCTGCTCGTCGTCGTGCGCTCCGGGTTCGACATCAACGACAAGGCGCCCAAGCTCGCCGTCATGGACGAGATCACCAAGGGCATCAAGGCCGCGAAGACCAGCGGCACCGGCAACGGGCGCGGCGTCTGA
- a CDS encoding alpha/beta fold hydrolase: MSADTVLAQGQPSPGTRPLIPGQAADGAPPAAACPVEERDFTFEGFRYTCRVVGRGEPLTEPILVLGGSSQDRNSWVRHEKTLAPLAQMITVDLPGYGSADFLPAEHGLDFLAAAVRQLLRELGVARVNLIGVCFGGAIALRFAQQCPEAVVRLMLTGMTMRIPANYAASMERWAVMIERGETTAIARELAGHFMSPPGTGLVRKHTAVSRLVYQQMVGQDPEQLSKSAEHNSRLMRHDWYRPGPVPAVPSLVVTGEHDTLTTPAMGHEVVAALPPGARYLLIDEADHLAPVERITEFADLVARFCTDRSLDALPYAHEPVSPAAGAATTAGAATESGTAAP, translated from the coding sequence ATGTCCGCCGATACCGTTCTCGCCCAGGGCCAGCCGTCGCCCGGCACACGCCCGTTGATCCCGGGGCAGGCCGCCGACGGGGCGCCCCCCGCCGCGGCGTGCCCGGTCGAGGAGCGTGACTTCACGTTCGAGGGGTTCCGCTACACCTGTCGCGTCGTGGGCCGCGGGGAGCCGCTGACCGAGCCGATCCTGGTCCTCGGCGGCTCCTCGCAGGACCGCAACTCCTGGGTACGGCACGAGAAGACACTGGCTCCGCTGGCACAAATGATCACCGTGGATCTGCCCGGGTACGGCAGCGCCGACTTCCTGCCGGCCGAGCACGGCCTCGATTTCCTGGCCGCCGCCGTCCGGCAGCTGCTGCGCGAACTCGGCGTCGCGCGGGTCAATCTGATCGGGGTCTGCTTCGGCGGCGCCATCGCGCTGCGCTTCGCGCAGCAGTGCCCCGAGGCGGTCGTCCGGCTGATGCTGACCGGTATGACCATGCGCATTCCGGCCAACTACGCCGCGTCGATGGAGCGTTGGGCGGTCATGATCGAGCGCGGCGAGACGACGGCCATCGCGCGTGAGCTGGCCGGTCACTTCATGTCGCCGCCCGGCACCGGACTGGTCCGCAAGCACACGGCCGTCTCCCGCCTCGTCTACCAGCAGATGGTCGGCCAGGACCCCGAGCAGCTGAGCAAGTCGGCGGAGCACAACTCCCGGCTGATGCGGCACGACTGGTACCGGCCGGGTCCGGTACCGGCCGTCCCGAGTCTGGTGGTGACCGGGGAGCACGACACACTGACCACCCCCGCGATGGGACACGAGGTGGTCGCGGCGCTGCCGCCCGGCGCCCGCTATCTGCTGATCGACGAGGCCGACCATCTGGCCCCGGTGGAGCGGATCACGGAGTTCGCGGACCTCGTGGCGCGCTTCTGCACGGACCGGTCGCTGGACGCACTGCCGTACGCGCACGAGCCGGTAAGCCCGGCGGCGGGCGCGGCGACGACGGCGGGCGCGGCGACGGAGAGCGGGACCGCGGCGCCCTGA